From one Coffea eugenioides isolate CCC68of chromosome 11, Ceug_1.0, whole genome shotgun sequence genomic stretch:
- the LOC113751512 gene encoding probable glucan 1,3-alpha-glucosidase encodes MKKSPNLIFHILFLLLLISPSVFSWKKDEFRNCNQTPFCKRARSRKPGACNLIATEVSISDDGDLIAKLIPKTQENNESQDAPVEVDSKPLLLTVSVYQDGILRLKIDEEQSLNPPKKRFEVPDVILDEFLSKKLYLQWLSEEKIDNDLGFSSVVYLDGDYEGVLRHDPFEVFVRERGNGKRVLSINSNGLFDFEQLREKKEGDDWEERFRSHTDTRPYGPQSISFDVSFFGADIVSGIPEHATSLALKPTSGPGVEDGFSEPYRLFNLDVFEYIDESPFGLYGSIPFMISHGKARGSSGFFWLNAAEMQIDVFGTGWNAGQDKIMMPVDEKRIDTLWMSEAGVVDAFFFVGPGPKDVIRQYTSVTGRPAMPQLFSTAYHQCRWNYRDEEDVFDVDSKFDEHDIPYDVLWLDIDHTDGRRYFTWDKVLFPNPEEMQNKLAAKGRHMVTIVDPHIKRDDNYYIHKEASDNGYYIKDASNRDFDGWCWSGSSSYTDMVNPDIRSWWADKFSYGNYVGSTPSLYVWNDMNEPSVFNGPELTMPRDALHFGGIEHRELHNAYGYYFHMATSNGLVKRGNGKDRPFVLSRAFFPGTQRYGAVWTGDNTAEWEHLRVSVPMLLTLGLTGISFSGADVGGFFGNPEPDLLVRWYQLGAYYPFFRAHAHQDTKRREPWLFGERNTELIREAIHTRYMFLPYFYTLFREANMTGTPVIRPLWMEFPAEEETFSNDEAFMVGNSLLVQGVYTQRAKHVSVYLPGEQSWYDLRSGAAYKGGKRHKFEALEDSVPAFQRAGTIIPRKDRFRRSSTQMGTDPYTLVIALNSSKEAEGELYIDDGKSFEFENGAYIHRRFKFSNGKLTSSNAAPSGAGGSRFSTDCTVERIILLGLSPAPKSALIEPANQKVGVQRGPLTIRHGNSPSFLTIRKPNVRIEDDWTIKIL; translated from the exons atgaaaaaatccCCTAATTTAatctttcatattttatttcttcTCCTTTTGATCAGCCCTTCAGTCTTTTCTTGGAAAAAAGATGAGTTCAGAAACTGCAACCAGACACCTTTCTGCAAACGCGCTCGTTCACGGAAGCCCGGCGCGTGCAATCTGATCGCCACCGAGGTCTCAATTTCCGACGACGGTGACCTCATAGCCAAGCTCATTCCGAAAACCCAAGAAAATAATGAGTCACAAGATGCTCCAGTTGAGGTAGATAGTAAGCCTTTACTCCTTACTGTTTCAGTTTATCAAGATGGTATTTTGAGGCTGAAAATTGATGAAGAACAATCTTTGAACCCGCCCAAGAAAAGATTTGAGGTCCCTGATGtgattcttgatgaatttttgagCAAGAAGTTGTATTTACAGTGGCTTAGTGAGGAGAAAATTGATAATGATTTGGGTTTTTCATCAGTTGTATATTTAGATGGTGATTATGAAGGTGTGCTTAGGCATGATCCATTTGAGGTTTTTGTGAGGGAGAGAGGGAATGGAAAGAGGGTTTTGTCTATAAACTCAAATGGGCTGTTTGATTTTGAGCAACTGAGGGAGAAAAAAGAAGGGGACGATTGGGAAGAGAGGTTTAGATCGCATACTGACACGAGGCCATATGGTCCGCAATCCATAAGTTTTGATGTATCGTTTTTCGGGGCTGATATTGTTTCTGGGATTCCTGAGCATGCTACAAGTTTGGCTTTGAAGCCTACTAGTGGTCCTGGTGTGGAGGATGGTTTTTCTGAGCCTTACCGGCTTTTCAATCTTGATGTGTTTGAGTATATTGATGAATCACCCTTTGGCCTGTATGGTTCCATTCCCTTCATGATTTCTCACGGAAAGGCGAGGGGGAGTTCTGGGTTTTTCTGGTTGAATGCTGCTGAAATGCAGATTGATGTTTTTGGTACGGGGTGGAATGCTGGTCAGGATAAGATAATGATGCCAGTGGATGAGAAGAGGATTGATACATTGTGGATGAGTGAGGCTGGTGTGGTGGATGCATTCTTTTTTGTTGGTCCTGGGCCAAAAGATGTGATCAGGCAGTACACTTCTGTGACAGGAAGACCAGCAATGCCACAGTTGTTTTCAACTGCATATCACCAATGCAGGTGGAATTACAGAGATGAGGAAGATGTTTTTGATGTTGACTCGAAGTTTGATGAGCATGATATCCCATATGATGTATTGTGGCTTGATATCGATCATACAGATGGGAGGAGGTATTTTACTTGGGACAAGGTCTTATTTCCTAACCCAGAAGAGATGCAGAACAAGTTGGCTGCAAAGGGTAGGCATATGGTTACTATTGTGGATCCTCATATTAAGCGGGATGATAACTATTACATACACAAGGAGGCTTCAGATAATGGTTATTACATCAAGGATGCAAGTAACAGGGATTTTGATGGGTGGTGCTGGTCTGGGTCCTCATCTTATACTGACATGGTCAATCCAGATATTAGGTCCTGGTGGGCTGATAAATTTTCCTATGGTAATTACGTTGGTTCGACTCCATCCTTGTACGTATGGAATGACATGAATGAGCCTTCTGTATTTAATGGTCCAGAG CTCACAATGCCCAGGGATGCTTTGCATTTTGGAGGCATTGAACACAGAGAGTTACATAATGCCTACGGTTATTACTTTCACATGGCTACATCTAATGGCCTTGTTAAGCGAGGAAATGGAAAAGATAGGCCTTTTGTCTTGTCGAGAGCCTTTTTCCCTGGAACTCAAAGATATGGAGCAGTATGGACAGGAGATAATACAGCTGAATGGGAACACCTAAGGGTTTCAGTTCCCATGTTATTAACCCTTGGTCTTACAGGAATATCATTCAGCG GTGCCGATGTTGGTGGATTTTTTGGCAATCCTGAGCCTGACTTGTTGGTGCGTTGGTATCAACTGGGTGCTTACTATCCATTCTTCAGGGCACATGCGCATCAAGACACCAAAAGAAGAGAACCTTGGTTGTTTGG AGAAAGAAATACAGAGTTGATAAGGGAGGCAATACATACTCGCTACATGTTTCTTCCTTATTTTTATACATTATTTAGGGAGGCAAACATGACTGGTACTCCAGTTATACGTCCACTTTGGATGGAATTTCCTGCTGAGGAAGAAACTTTCAGTAATGATGAGGCTTTCATGGTCGGAAATAGTCTTTTGGTGCAAGGAGTTTATACTCAG CGAGCTAAGCACGTTTCAGTGTATCTTCCTGGAGAACAATCTTGGTATGACTTGAGGAGTGGAGCTGCATACAAGGGAGGTAAGAGACACAAGTTTGAGGCGTTGGAAGATAGTGTTCCTGCATTTCAAAGGGCTGGAACTATCATTCCAAGGAAGGATCGGTTTCGCCGAAGCTCTACACAAATGGGCACAGATCCTTATACGCTG GTTATCGCGCTCAACAGCTCCAAGGAAGCAGAAGGTGAGCTCTATATTGATGATGGCAAGAGCTTTGAATTCGAGAACGGTGCCTACATCCATCGCCGCTTCAAGTTTTCGAATGGAAAACTTACATCTTCAAATGCTGCCCCTTCTGGTGCTGGTGGAAGCAGATTTTCAACGGACTGCACTGTGGAGAGGATCATATTGTTAGGATTGTCTCCTGCTCCAAAATCTGCACTCATTGAACCAGCAAACCAGAAGGTAGGTGTTCAACGGGGGCCACTTACAATTAGACATGGAAACAGCCCTTCTTTTCTGACCATCCGGAAGCCAAATGTGCGAATTGAAGATGACTGGACGATTAAAATCTTGTAG
- the LOC113753560 gene encoding ABC transporter B family member 4-like: MLVGTVAAVGSGICLPLMQVILGEMINSFGETLDRKQVVHEVSKVSSKYVYLALGSGVASFLQVACWNITGERQAARIRSLYLRSLLMQDIAFFDKEISTGEIIERISVDTITIQDAIGEKVGKFIQVSASVFGGFIIAFIKGWLLSLVLLSSIPPLILASSAMTIQLAKRASQGQAAYSVAATVVEQTLSSIRTIAAFTGEKKAIVEYGNSLNKAYKSGVQEGLAAGLGFGLFTFFSYCTYALAIWFGAKMISEKDYSGGDVLNVTLAVLSGSFSVGHASPCLSAFASGQAAGFKIFQIMKRKPGISPYNSDGLKLDNMSGTIELKDVYFSYPARVHEQIFRGFSLLIPSGTTTALVGRSGSGKSTVLSLIERFYDPQAGEVLIDGVNIKEFQLKWIRSKIGLVSQEPVLFASSIGDNIAYGKDNASLEEIKSAAEHANAAKFIDKLPQGLDTMVGLHGIQMSGGQKQRIAIARAILKDPRILLLDEATSALDAESERIVQQALDGVMVNRTTVVVAHRLSTVKNADKIAVTDQGKIVEKGSHAELLQDPEGAYSQLIRLQQLSKESYDHVVDNHDGSEIEVDSGRHSSQRISSLKSISQCSSAVGNSSRHSFSISISLPAVVSMQETALGKSQEPVLMPSNMDQQVPLYSLAYLNKPEIPQLLLGSLAAVVAGAILPIFGVILSRAIKTFYEPPHELHNNSRFWALMLVVLGVSALLATPLKTYYFAVAGCKLIRRIRLKCFEKIVHMDISWFDRQENSSGRISSRLSIDATSVRSLVGESLSLLVQNSATAFAGLLFGFAASWRLSLIVIVTLPLIGLNGYMHLKSLSGFGADAKKLYEKATQVASDAVGSIRTVASFSAEDKVIFLYEKKCKGPVTIGIKQGLYGAVGYGLSMFFFYSVYAIIFYTGARLIKAGETTFSEVFQVFYGLSMAAVSISQSGMLSPDFSKARSGAASIFALLDLNSPIDSSKTTGITMDNVKGDIVLQHVSFKYPSRPEVQIFKDLCLAVEYCQTLALVGESGSGKSTVISLLQRFYDPDSGKITLDGVELQSLNLKWLRQQMGLVSQEPVLFNGTIRANIAYGKEGSAAEAEIISAAEKANAHNFISSLQQGYDTIVGERGTQLSGGQKQRVAIARAIIKSPKILLLDEATSALDAESEKVVQDALVQAMVGKTTIVVAHRLSTIKGADLIAVVKNGVIQEQGSHESLISMKDGIYASLVEQYSSAPST; the protein is encoded by the exons ATGCTTGTTGGTACAGTCGCAGCAGTTGGAAGTGGGATTTGCTTGCCTCTTATGCAAGTGATATTGGGAGAGATGATCAACTCGTTTGGTGAGACACTGGATAGAAAGCAAGTTGTGCATGAAGTATCAAAG GTATCTTCAAAGTATGTGTACTTGGCTCTGGGGTCTGGAGTAGCATCGTTCTTGC AGGTAGCTTGCTGGAATATCACAGGAGAGAGGCAGGCTGCTCGGATAAGAAGCTTATACCTGCGATCTTTATTAATGCAAGATattgcattttttgataaaGAAATTAGTACAGGAGAGATAATTGAGAGGATATCCGTTGATACTATTACTATCCAAGATGCCATTGGTGAAAAG GTTGGAAAATTCATACAGGTGTCTGCTTCTGTTTTCGGAGGCTTTATCATAGCTTTTATCAAGGGATGGCTACTCTCCTTGGTCTTGTTATCTTCAATTCCGCCACTCATCCTTGCGTCCTCTGCGATGACTATCCAACTGGCAAAGCGAGCATCTCAAGGACAAGCAGCCTATTCAGTAGCAGCAACAGTGGTTGAACAGACTCTCAGCTCAATTAGAACA ATTGCAGCTTTTACAGGGGAGAAGAAAGCTATTGTCGAATATGGCAATTCCCTAAATAAAGCATACAAATCAGGAGTGCAAGAGGGCTTGGCAGCTGGCTTGGGTTTTGGTCTTTTTACATTCTTTTCCTACTGCACTTATGCCTTGGCTATATGGTTTGGAGCCAAAATGATATCTGAGAAAGACTATTCTGGAGGAGATGTCCTGAATGTAACACTTGCTGTGTTATCCGGATCCTT TTCCGTTGGGCATGCATCCCCTTGCTTGAGTGCATTTGCATCCGGACAAGCTGCAGGTTTTAAAATATTTCAGATAATGAAGAGAAAGCCAGGTATCAGTCCTTACAATTCAGATGGACTGAAATTGGATAATATGTCTGGCACTATAGAATTGAAAGATGTCTATTTCAGTTATCCAGCAAGGGTACATGAACAGATATTCAGAGGATTTTCTCTCTTGATACCAAGTGGAACAACTACAGCATTGGTTGGACGAAGTGGAAGTGGAAAATCAACCGTTCTAAGCCTTATCGAGAGGTTTTATGATCCTCAAGCAGGCGAGGTTCTGATAGATGGAGTTAATATCAAGGAATTTCAACTTAAGTGGATAAGAAGCAAAATTGGTCTTGTCAGCCAGGAACCTGTATTGTTTGCCTCTAGCATTGGGGATAATATAGCATATGGGAAGGATAACGCGAGTCTTGAAGAGATCAAATCTGCTGCAGAACATGCCAATGCTGCAAAGTTCATTGACAAATTACCTCAG GGACTAGACACAATGGTTGGTTTGCATGGAATTCAGATGTCAGGGGGACAAAAGCAGAGAATTGCCATAGCAAGAGCAATTCTGAAAGACCCCAGAATTCTACTTCTGGATGAAGCAACAAGTGCTCTTGATGCAGAATCTGAGAGGATTGTGCAACAAGCTTTGGATGGGGTCATGGTCAACCGAACAACCGTTGTTGTGGCACATCGTTTGAGCACAGTGAAGAATGCAGATAAGATTGCTGTTACTGATCAAGGAAAGATTGTTGAAAAAG GTTCGCATGCTGAGCTACTACAAGATCCTGAAGGAGCATACTCCCAGCTCATACGGTTACAACAGCTTAGCAAAGAATCATATGACCATGTTGTGGATAATCATGATGGTTCAGAGATTGAAGTAGATTCTGGAAGACATTCGAGCCAGAGAATTTCCTCCCTAAAATCCATAAGCCAGTGCTCATCTGCAGTTGGTAACAGTAGCCGTCACTCATTCTCCATTTCAATTAGTCTGCCTGCCGTTGTCAGCATGCAAGAAACAGCACTGGGAAAATCCCAAGAACCAGTTTTGATGCCATCAAATATGGACCAACAAGTTCCACTTTACAGCTTGGCCTATCTTAACAAACCAGAAATTCCACAATTATTGCTTGGTTCCTTAGCAGCTGTTGTTGCTGGAgcaattttaccaatttttgggGTAATTCTCTCAAGAGCAATCAAGACATTCTATGAGCCTCCTCATGAACTTCATAATAATTCAAGATTCTGGGCATTAATGCTAGTAGTTCTTGGGGTGTCTGCTTTGTTGGCAACACCATTAAAAACATACTATTTTGCTGTGGCAGGATGTAAGCTAATCAGACGTATTCGATTGAAGTGCTTTGAGAAAATAGTTCATATGGACATAAGTTGGTTTGACAGGCAGGAGAATTCAAGCGGTAGAATTAGCTCCCGGCTTTCAATTGATGCAACATCTGTGAGAAGTCTAGTTGGCGAATCACTTTCCTTGCTTGTTCAGAATAGTGCAACAGCTTTCGCAGGCCTACTTTTCGGTTTTGCAGCAAGCTGGCGGTTATCTCTCATAGTAATAGTCACGTTGCCATTGATTGGCCTTAATGGATATATGCACTTGAAATCATTAAGTGGATTTGGTGCTGATGCAAAG AAGTTGTACGAGAAAGCCACTCAGGTAGCCAGTGATGCAGTTGGAAGTATTCGGACAGTTGCATCCTTTTCTGCTGAGGATAAGGTGATATTCCTGTATGAGAAGAAATGCAAAGGCCCCGTGACAATAGGAATAAAACAAGGATTGTATGGTGCTGTAGGATATGGTTTGTCCATGTTCTTCTTTTACTCTGTTTATGCAATCATTTTCTACACTGGAGCTCGGCTTATTAAGGCTGGGGAGACAACATTTAGTGAGGTTTTCCAG GTTTTTTATGGCTTGAGCATGGCTGCCGTTAGTATATCTCAATCAGGCATGCTTAGTCCGGACTTCAGCAAAGCAAGAAGTGGTGCTGCTTCCATCTTTGCACTGCTTGACCTGAATTCACCTATCGACTCGAGCAAAACCACAGGAATTACTATGGACAATGTGAAGGGAGACATAGTATTACAGCATGTCAGCTTCAAATATCCAAGTAGACCTGAAGTTCAGATTTTTAAAGATCTTTGTTTGGCTGTTGAGTATTGCCAG ACACTTGCTCTGGTCGGAGAAAGTGGAAGTGGAAAATCTACCGTCATTTCGTTGCTGCAAAGATTTTATGATCCTGATTCTGGCAAAATCACACTAGACGGAGTGGAACTGCAAAGTCTGAATTTGAAATGGTTAAGGCAGCAGATGGGATTAGTAAGTCAGGAACCTGTTTTATTTAATGGCACAATCCGTGCTAACATTGCATATGGCAAAGAAGGTAGTGCCGCAGAAGCTGAAATCATATCTGCAGCAGAAAAAGCAAATGCTCACAATTTTATCAGCAGTTTACAACAG ggtTATGACACAATAGTAGGTGAAAGAGGGACACAATTATCAGGTGGACAGAAGCAAAGAGTGGCGATTGCCCGAGCAATTATAAAGTCCCCCAAGATCTTACTTCTTGATGAGGCCACTAGTGCTCTTGATGCTGAATCTGAGAAAGTAGTTCAAGATGCATTGGTTCAAGCTATGGTTGGGAAAACCACAATAGTGGTGGCGCATAGGCTCTCCACAATCAAGGGGGCAGACTTGATAGCAGTTGTTAAAAATGGAGTGATTCAAGAGCAAGGAAGCCATGAAAGCTTGATTAGTATGAAAGATGGCATCTATGCTTCTCTTGTAGAACAATATTCCAGTGCTCCATCAACATGA